A portion of the Juglans microcarpa x Juglans regia isolate MS1-56 chromosome 1D, Jm3101_v1.0, whole genome shotgun sequence genome contains these proteins:
- the LOC121250392 gene encoding caffeic acid 3-O-methyltransferase-like isoform X1 yields the protein MASHTALHPSNLDGDQKEEDESFVYAGQLANSLVLPMALQTAIELGVFEILAKSGPGAKLSSLQISTEMPTTNPEAPKMLDRILRMLTSHSVLSCSAGADDAGSFQRLYSLSPVSKHFVPDQDGVSFRPMMALLQDKVFLASWSQLKDAILEGGVPFDRVHGTSAFEYIGMEPRFNKVFNTAMLNHTTMLFKKILESYKGFEPLKQLVDVGGGLGGALHSITSKYPHIKGINFDLPHVVQQAPSYPGVEHVGGDMFKSVPNGDAIFMKGILHDWGDEQCLKLLKNCYTAIPNDGKVIVVEIFLPMMPEVSTYMKRNSQLDVLMMAQHPGGKERTRQELEALATKAGFKGIKYECLVYSFQVMEFFK from the exons ATGGCATCTCATACGGCACTCCACCCAAGCAATCTTGATGGTgaccaaaaagaagaagatgagagctTCGTCTACGCGGGCCAACTGGCAAACTCACTTGTGCTGCCCATGGCCCTGCAAACGGCCATTGAGCTCGGCGTTTTCGAAATCCTGGCCAAATCAGGTCCTGGAGCTAAGCTCTCCTCCTTACAGATTTCAACAGAGATGCCCACCACAAATCCTGAGGCACCCAAGATGCTGGACCGCATCCTTAGGATGCTAACTAGCCATTCTGTGCTGAGTTGCTCTGCGGGTGCTGATGATGCTGGGTCTTTTCAGAGGCTCTACTCTCTTTCACCTGTGTCTAAACACTTCGTTCCTGACCAAGACGGAGTCTCCTTCCGCCCTATGATGGCCCTCCTTCAAGACAAGGTCTTCTTAGCTAGCTG GTCCCAGCTAAAGGATGCAATTCTTGAGGGAGGAGTTCCATTCGATAGGGTTCATGGCACGAGTGCCTTTGAGTATATTGGCATGGAGCCCAGGTTTAATAAGGTTTTTAACACAGCTATGCTCAATCACACTACAATGCTTTTTAAGAAGATCCTTGAGTCCTACAAGGGCTTCGAGCCACTCAAGCAATTGGTCGATGTTGGTGGTGGTCTAGGCGGCGCGCTTCACTCAATTACTTCAAAGTATCCCCACATCAAGGGCATTAATTTCGACTTGCCTCATGTCGTACAACAAGCCCCATCTTATCCAG GTGTGGAACATGTAGGAGGAGATATGTTCAAAAGCGTTCCTAATGGAGATGCAATCTTCATGAAG gGGATACTTCATGATTGGGGTGATGAACAGTGCTTGAAGCTTCTGAAAAACTGCTATACAGCCATTCCAAATGATGGGAAAGTAATCGTTGTGGAGATATTTCTTCCAATGATGCCCGAGGTTAGCACTTATATGAAGCGCAACTCTCAACttgatgtgcttatgatggcTCAACACCCAGGAGGGAAGGAAAGGACGCGGCAAGAACTTGAGGCCTTGGCAACCAAAGCTGGATTTAAAGGCATCAAATACGAATGCCTTGTTTATAGTTTCCAGGTCAtggaattttttaaatag
- the LOC121250379 gene encoding ankyrin repeat-containing protein ITN1-like isoform X1: MPVSNIGFSVVLSCSIQTRLTAMDPIIYKAAAQGNLEAIQQYDISHPLDGFLTVNQNTILHICISSILVEEKYPATGGIDQASAAKFVKVVLDKCRPLLLKANVEDDTLLHVAARYGHASIVEVLIEHKKSQHQDLESGEQVEATTEMIGKQNKKGDTALHEALRENHIEVVKQLLMEVGPGFSFGANAAGETPLYLAAERHLPDLVSEILNNLNSPAYDGPFGRTALHAAALWDDEGMSNKILERYGRDLCKQADQNGWTPLHMAAYTGSIEPAKLLLESDREVAYMKDVEGRTALHIAALRNNSLVTEVIISMCPDCCEVVDNEGRNALHLAVMTKLRPDVALIIQNNSSLQNLLNQKDNEGNTPLHLYCNSDGYHERVLTSPRVDKMVFNKKNQTAYQILRRKDGGDDEKKWRVIIEVQENYSFHVNGRVLEVGHEEIEKKYPKEESEAEWKKKMIEEDDKAAQAHVVVAALITTVTFAAGITMPGGFVGGDDHPHPGSAILRNSAAFKDFIITNALSLMLSSSAIFIHLFIPLMPSEDFFGKRVSFLRIAFQFLLFSMAPMVLAFVTGTYAVLAHSNIAIPTCIICLSFFPILVYIYRKLRY, encoded by the exons ATGCCTGTGTCTAACATAGGATTTTCTGTAGTACTCTCTTGCAGCATACAAACGCGCCTCACTGCAATGGATCCTATAATCTATAAAGCGGCGGCACAAGGCAACCTGGAGGCCATACAACAATATGATATCTCCCATCCACTTGATGGATTTTTGACCGTTAATCAAAATACAATTCTACAT attTGCATTTCAAGTATCCTCGTTGAAGAAAAGTATCCTGCCACTGGAGGAATTGACCAAGCCTCAGCGgcaaaatttgtgaaagttgtactGGACAAGTGTCGGCCACTTTTATTGAAAGCCAACGTAGAAGACGATACTCTATTACATGTGGCGGCAAGGTATGGGCATGCTTCCATAGTCGAAGTCCTGATTGAACATAAAAAATCCCAACATCAAGATCTCGAAAGTGGAGAACAAGTTGAAGCTACTACGGAGATGATTGGGAAGCAGAACAAAAAGGGAGACACGGCCTTACATGAGGCTCTACGTGAGAATCACATTGAAGTGGTAAAACAGTTACTAATGGAGGTAGGTCCAGGATTTTCTTTTGGTGCTAATGCTGCTGGTGAGACCCCACTTTACTTGGCTGCCGAGAGACACTTACCAGATTTGGTGTCAGAAATTTTAAACAATTTGAACTCACCAGCTTATGATGGACCCTTCGGTAGAACGGCTTTGCATGCTGCAGCACTTTGGGATGATGAAG GAATGAGTAATAAGATTTTGGAAAGATACGGACGCGATCTATGTAAACAAGCAGACCAAAATGGTTGGACTCCGCTTCACATGGCTGCATACACGGGTAGCATTGAGCCAGCAAAACTATTGCTGGAATCGGATAGAGAGGTAGCATATATGAAAGACGTAGAGGGTAGGACAGCTCTTCACATTGCAGCTCTACGCAACAACAGCTTGGTGACGGAAGTGATTATATCAATGTGTCCGGATTGTTGCGAAGTGGTTGACAATGAAGGCCGCAATGCACTCCATCTCGCCGTGATGACCAAATTGCGGCCAGATGTAGCGCTAATCATCCAAAATAATTCGTCTCTCCAGAATCTTTTGAATCAGAAGGACAACGAGGGGAATACACCTCTCCATCTCTATTGCAATTCTGATGGTTACCACGAGCGTGTCCTGACTTCTCCAAGAGTTGACAAAATGGTCTTCAACAAAAAGAACCAGACTGCTTATCAAATCTTAAGAAGAAAAGACGGTGGAGATGATGAG aaaaagtGGAGAGTTATTATTGAAGTCCAGGAAAATTATAGTTTCCATGTCAATGGGCGAGTATTAGAAGTTGGGCATgaggaaattgagaaaaaatatccGAAGGAGGAGAGTGAGGCGgagtggaagaagaagatgatagaGGAGGACGATAAAGCGGCTCAAGCCCATGTGGTAGTTGCTGCACTCATTACAACCGTGACCTTTGCAGCAGGCATTACCATGCCTGGGGGCTTTGTTGGTGGAGATGATCATCCACATCCAGGCTCTGCAATTTTGAGGAATAGTGCTGCTTTCAAGgatttcatcattacaaatgCCCTATCGTTGATGCTATCTAGTTCTGCTATATTTATCCACCTATTTATTCCGCTTATGCCTTCTGAAGACTTCTTTGGAAAGCGCGTAAGTTTTCTTCGAATAGCCTTTCAGTTCCTTCTTTTTTCCATGGCACCAATGGTTTTGGCATTCGTCACAGGAACATATGCTGTGTTAGCGCATTCAAATATTGCCATTCCCACTTGTATTATTTGCTTATCCTTCTTTCCTAtccttgtttatatatatagaaaattaaggTACTAA
- the LOC121250379 gene encoding ankyrin-2-like isoform X2, translating into MDPIIYKAAAQGNLEAIQQYDISHPLDGFLTVNQNTILHICISSILVEEKYPATGGIDQASAAKFVKVVLDKCRPLLLKANVEDDTLLHVAARYGHASIVEVLIEHKKSQHQDLESGEQVEATTEMIGKQNKKGDTALHEALRENHIEVVKQLLMEVGPGFSFGANAAGETPLYLAAERHLPDLVSEILNNLNSPAYDGPFGRTALHAAALWDDEGMSNKILERYGRDLCKQADQNGWTPLHMAAYTGSIEPAKLLLESDREVAYMKDVEGRTALHIAALRNNSLVTEVIISMCPDCCEVVDNEGRNALHLAVMTKLRPDVALIIQNNSSLQNLLNQKDNEGNTPLHLYCNSDGYHERVLTSPRVDKMVFNKKNQTAYQILRRKDGGDDEKKWRVIIEVQENYSFHVNGRVLEVGHEEIEKKYPKEESEAEWKKKMIEEDDKAAQAHVVVAALITTVTFAAGITMPGGFVGGDDHPHPGSAILRNSAAFKDFIITNALSLMLSSSAIFIHLFIPLMPSEDFFGKRVSFLRIAFQFLLFSMAPMVLAFVTGTYAVLAHSNIAIPTCIICLSFFPILVYIYRKLRY; encoded by the exons ATGGATCCTATAATCTATAAAGCGGCGGCACAAGGCAACCTGGAGGCCATACAACAATATGATATCTCCCATCCACTTGATGGATTTTTGACCGTTAATCAAAATACAATTCTACAT attTGCATTTCAAGTATCCTCGTTGAAGAAAAGTATCCTGCCACTGGAGGAATTGACCAAGCCTCAGCGgcaaaatttgtgaaagttgtactGGACAAGTGTCGGCCACTTTTATTGAAAGCCAACGTAGAAGACGATACTCTATTACATGTGGCGGCAAGGTATGGGCATGCTTCCATAGTCGAAGTCCTGATTGAACATAAAAAATCCCAACATCAAGATCTCGAAAGTGGAGAACAAGTTGAAGCTACTACGGAGATGATTGGGAAGCAGAACAAAAAGGGAGACACGGCCTTACATGAGGCTCTACGTGAGAATCACATTGAAGTGGTAAAACAGTTACTAATGGAGGTAGGTCCAGGATTTTCTTTTGGTGCTAATGCTGCTGGTGAGACCCCACTTTACTTGGCTGCCGAGAGACACTTACCAGATTTGGTGTCAGAAATTTTAAACAATTTGAACTCACCAGCTTATGATGGACCCTTCGGTAGAACGGCTTTGCATGCTGCAGCACTTTGGGATGATGAAG GAATGAGTAATAAGATTTTGGAAAGATACGGACGCGATCTATGTAAACAAGCAGACCAAAATGGTTGGACTCCGCTTCACATGGCTGCATACACGGGTAGCATTGAGCCAGCAAAACTATTGCTGGAATCGGATAGAGAGGTAGCATATATGAAAGACGTAGAGGGTAGGACAGCTCTTCACATTGCAGCTCTACGCAACAACAGCTTGGTGACGGAAGTGATTATATCAATGTGTCCGGATTGTTGCGAAGTGGTTGACAATGAAGGCCGCAATGCACTCCATCTCGCCGTGATGACCAAATTGCGGCCAGATGTAGCGCTAATCATCCAAAATAATTCGTCTCTCCAGAATCTTTTGAATCAGAAGGACAACGAGGGGAATACACCTCTCCATCTCTATTGCAATTCTGATGGTTACCACGAGCGTGTCCTGACTTCTCCAAGAGTTGACAAAATGGTCTTCAACAAAAAGAACCAGACTGCTTATCAAATCTTAAGAAGAAAAGACGGTGGAGATGATGAG aaaaagtGGAGAGTTATTATTGAAGTCCAGGAAAATTATAGTTTCCATGTCAATGGGCGAGTATTAGAAGTTGGGCATgaggaaattgagaaaaaatatccGAAGGAGGAGAGTGAGGCGgagtggaagaagaagatgatagaGGAGGACGATAAAGCGGCTCAAGCCCATGTGGTAGTTGCTGCACTCATTACAACCGTGACCTTTGCAGCAGGCATTACCATGCCTGGGGGCTTTGTTGGTGGAGATGATCATCCACATCCAGGCTCTGCAATTTTGAGGAATAGTGCTGCTTTCAAGgatttcatcattacaaatgCCCTATCGTTGATGCTATCTAGTTCTGCTATATTTATCCACCTATTTATTCCGCTTATGCCTTCTGAAGACTTCTTTGGAAAGCGCGTAAGTTTTCTTCGAATAGCCTTTCAGTTCCTTCTTTTTTCCATGGCACCAATGGTTTTGGCATTCGTCACAGGAACATATGCTGTGTTAGCGCATTCAAATATTGCCATTCCCACTTGTATTATTTGCTTATCCTTCTTTCCTAtccttgtttatatatatagaaaattaaggTACTAA
- the LOC121250392 gene encoding caffeic acid 3-O-methyltransferase 1-like isoform X2, producing MASHTALHPSNLDGDQKEEDESFVYAGQLANSLVLPMALQTAIELGVFEILAKSGPGAKLSSLQISTEMPTTNPEAPKMLDRILRMLTSHSVLSCSAGADDAGSFQRLYSLSPVSKHFVPDQDGVSFRPMMALLQDKVFLASWFNKVFNTAMLNHTTMLFKKILESYKGFEPLKQLVDVGGGLGGALHSITSKYPHIKGINFDLPHVVQQAPSYPGVEHVGGDMFKSVPNGDAIFMKGILHDWGDEQCLKLLKNCYTAIPNDGKVIVVEIFLPMMPEVSTYMKRNSQLDVLMMAQHPGGKERTRQELEALATKAGFKGIKYECLVYSFQVMEFFK from the exons ATGGCATCTCATACGGCACTCCACCCAAGCAATCTTGATGGTgaccaaaaagaagaagatgagagctTCGTCTACGCGGGCCAACTGGCAAACTCACTTGTGCTGCCCATGGCCCTGCAAACGGCCATTGAGCTCGGCGTTTTCGAAATCCTGGCCAAATCAGGTCCTGGAGCTAAGCTCTCCTCCTTACAGATTTCAACAGAGATGCCCACCACAAATCCTGAGGCACCCAAGATGCTGGACCGCATCCTTAGGATGCTAACTAGCCATTCTGTGCTGAGTTGCTCTGCGGGTGCTGATGATGCTGGGTCTTTTCAGAGGCTCTACTCTCTTTCACCTGTGTCTAAACACTTCGTTCCTGACCAAGACGGAGTCTCCTTCCGCCCTATGATGGCCCTCCTTCAAGACAAGGTCTTCTTAGCTAGCTG GTTTAATAAGGTTTTTAACACAGCTATGCTCAATCACACTACAATGCTTTTTAAGAAGATCCTTGAGTCCTACAAGGGCTTCGAGCCACTCAAGCAATTGGTCGATGTTGGTGGTGGTCTAGGCGGCGCGCTTCACTCAATTACTTCAAAGTATCCCCACATCAAGGGCATTAATTTCGACTTGCCTCATGTCGTACAACAAGCCCCATCTTATCCAG GTGTGGAACATGTAGGAGGAGATATGTTCAAAAGCGTTCCTAATGGAGATGCAATCTTCATGAAG gGGATACTTCATGATTGGGGTGATGAACAGTGCTTGAAGCTTCTGAAAAACTGCTATACAGCCATTCCAAATGATGGGAAAGTAATCGTTGTGGAGATATTTCTTCCAATGATGCCCGAGGTTAGCACTTATATGAAGCGCAACTCTCAACttgatgtgcttatgatggcTCAACACCCAGGAGGGAAGGAAAGGACGCGGCAAGAACTTGAGGCCTTGGCAACCAAAGCTGGATTTAAAGGCATCAAATACGAATGCCTTGTTTATAGTTTCCAGGTCAtggaattttttaaatag